AAGCTGCCCGGGATGGCGTCTGACTTCTACAAAACGCAAGTTTCGCGGCATTTGCTCATTGGAATCCGGGCCATGGAGCGGCTGCAGGAAATGCCTCTGGAGCGTCTCCATTCACGGAAATTGCGCAGTTTTGCAGAGACTGCGTTCCTCTAACCCTACGGAAACGGCCAAAAAGTGAGAAAAAGAAGGGGTTTTGGCACACTAATTGTTGTGCGACACGCCTATATTCAGTTACCTTCCGGCGGTAACACCCCAATGGATGGGGAATATAAGAGAGGGAGCAGAGCTCATGGCAACGAAACCAATGACCAAAACCCAGCTGGTCGCAGCACTGGCTGAGGAAGCAGGCACCGACAAGAAGGGCGCCGCTGCCGCTCTTGACGGCCTGATCGCAATCATCACCCGCGAAGTGTCCGGCGGCGGTGCCGTGACCCTTCCCGGCGTCGGCAAGATCTACTGCCGCGAGCGTCCGGCCCGCATGGTGCGCAACCCCGCCACCGGCGAGCAAATCCACAAGGATGCCGACAAGGTCGTGAAGATGACGATCGCAAAGGCACTGAAGGACAGCGTGAACGGCTAAGCGCCGACCGCGTTCCAGAGAATTTGAGGGTCGCCTGCGGGCGGCCCTTTTCTTTTGCGCGTCTTCGCGAAAGGGTGCGGCCATGGATATCAAAGCCATCATCCTCGGTCTCAGCTTCGCGCTGATCTGGTCGAGCGCCTTCACCTCGGCCCGCATCATTGTCACGCAGGCCCCGCCGCTGACAATCTCGGCGCTGCGGTTCTTCATTGCGGGCTGCATCGCAGTGGCAATCGCGCGGATGATGGGGCAGGGATTCAGGCTGACCCCCGGACAATGGCGCGCGGTGATTATGTTCGGTATCTGCCAGAACGCGATCTACCTGGGGCTGAACTTCGTTGCTATGCAGACGGTGCAGGCCTCACTCGCCGCGATTATCGCGTCCTCGATGCCACTGCTTGTCGCGCTGATCGGATGGCTCGTCTTAAAAGAACGGGTGCCCGCCATAGGCATCATCGGCCTGATCTTGGGCTTGGCCGGAGTTGGCCTGATCATGGGCGCGCGGATTGCGGGCGACGTTGATCCGACAGGTATCGCCATGTGTGTCATTGCCGCGCTCGCCTTGGCGGTCGCAACCCTTACGGTGAAAGGCGCATCAAGCGGCGGAAACCTCATGACTGTTGTGGGCCTACAGATGTGGGTCGGAGGTGCCGTGCTGCTGGTCGCCGCGCTGATCTTCGAGGAGATGGTAATCAACTGGACACTCGAGATCGGACTGGCCTTTGCCTATACCACCCTTGTCCCCGGCGTGATCGCGACCTTTATCTGGTTCGTGCTCGTGGCGCGCATCGGCGCTGTGAAAGCCGCAACCTTTCACTTCCTG
The nucleotide sequence above comes from Litoreibacter ponti. Encoded proteins:
- a CDS encoding HU family DNA-binding protein encodes the protein MATKPMTKTQLVAALAEEAGTDKKGAAAALDGLIAIITREVSGGGAVTLPGVGKIYCRERPARMVRNPATGEQIHKDADKVVKMTIAKALKDSVNG
- a CDS encoding DMT family transporter, which produces MDIKAIILGLSFALIWSSAFTSARIIVTQAPPLTISALRFFIAGCIAVAIARMMGQGFRLTPGQWRAVIMFGICQNAIYLGLNFVAMQTVQASLAAIIASSMPLLVALIGWLVLKERVPAIGIIGLILGLAGVGLIMGARIAGDVDPTGIAMCVIAALALAVATLTVKGASSGGNLMTVVGLQMWVGGAVLLVAALIFEEMVINWTLEIGLAFAYTTLVPGVIATFIWFVLVARIGAVKAATFHFLNPFFGVVIAYVLLGEDLSMTDAVGVVVITIGILAVQLSKQKT